From Caloenas nicobarica isolate bCalNic1 chromosome 18, bCalNic1.hap1, whole genome shotgun sequence, a single genomic window includes:
- the CBX2 gene encoding chromobox protein homolog 2, with product MEELSSVGEQVFAAECILSKRLRKGKLEYLVKWRGWSSKHNSWEPEENILDPRLLLAFQKKEHEKEAQNRKRGKRPRGRPRKHVEPEMPTKTKSSSSSSSTSSSSSSSDDEDESDLDAKRGPRSRETHPVPQKKAQILVAKPEMKDTSRKKRGRKPLPPEQKAARRTVNLTKVLKTSRKEAGGSTKLQGKLQPQHSTQGSGMAVLKDPPGALAGLSSGGSSAENLPNMMKSGSASPTRAISWQSSIVHYMNRMSQSQNSAETSPLGRLALKSQAASKSGLGLDLKMRNQKGFGELGPSMQGPKTAKAPSSGAGGDQKSGFAAGGQMLHNGSKMPVSSSGAGSQPASSQELNLQALNLQSVKNGPSAAGGSSLPRHLCSTLSKGSGSGTAASIGAAGTKGGAAGAGLNAASAGVLLGGDGGKSEKQAHRAGDRDLAKSSTAGTQEGHGAAENRKPAALSEVSTGEESSSDSDQDSASLPGVGQNMSVSIQTSQDWKPTRSLIEHVFVTDVTANLITVTVKESPTSVGFFNLRQY from the exons atGGAGGAGCTGAGCAGCGTGGGAGAGCAGGTCTTCGCCGCcgagtgcatcctcagcaagcGGCTCCGCAAG GGCAAGCTGGAGTACCTGGTCAAGTGGCGAGGCTGGTCCTCCAA GCATAACAGCTGGGAGCCCGAGGAGAACATCCTTGATCCAAGACTCCTCCTCGCTTTCCAAAAGAA GGAACACGAAAAAGAAGCGCAGAATCGGAAGAGGGGGAAGCGACCCAGGGGCAGGCCCAGGAAACACGTG GAACCAGAGATGCCCACGAAAACTAAGTCAAGtagctcctcttcctccacatcctcctcttcctcctcctctgatgACGAGGATGAGAGTGACCTGGACGCTAAGAGAGGTCCCCGCAGCAGAGAGACTCACCCGGTACCACAGAAGAAAGCTCAGATCCTGGTAGCAAAGCCCGAAATGAAAGACACTTCCAGGAAGAAGCGTGGGCGGAAACCTCTTCCCCCGGAGCAGAAAGCGGCTCGAAGGACCGTGAACCTGACAAAGGTGCTGAAAACGTCTCGGAAGGAGGCGGGCGGCAGCACCAAgctgcaggggaagctgcagccccagcacagcacccagGGCTCGGGCATGGCCGTGCTGAAGGACCCACCAGGTGCCTTGGCTGGGCTCAGCTCGGGGGGTTCGTCTGCAGAAAACCTGCCCAACATGATGAAGAGCGGCTCTGCGAGCCCGACCCGCGCCATCAGCTGGCAGAGCTCCATCGTGCACTACATGAACAGGATGTCCCAAAGCCAGAACTCGGCAGAGACCTCACCCCTGGGCAGGCTGGCACTGAAGTCCCAGGCAGCCAGTAAGAGCGGCTTAGGGCTGGACTTAAAAATGAGGAACCAGAAAGGATTTGGGGAGCTTGGGCCGAGCATGCAGGGACCCAAAACTGCCAAGGCTCCCAGCAGTGGTGCTGGAGGGGACCAGAAATCGGGGTTTGCTGCAGGAGGCCAAATGCTGCACAATGGCAGCAAGATGCCGGTGAGCTCGTCCGGAGCCGGCAGCCAGCCGGCCTccagccaggagctgaaccTCCAAGCTCTAAACCTGCAAAGCGTCAAAAATGGGCCGAGCGCGGCTGGTGGGAGCAGCCTCCCTCGCCACCTTTGCAGCACCCTGTCCAAAGGCTCCGGCAGCGGCACAGCAGCAAGCATTGGTGCCGCCGGCACAAAGGGCGGCGCAGCGGGTGCCGGGCTGAACGCTGCCAGCGCTGGCGTGCTCTTGGGGGGGGATGGCGGCAAGAGCGAGAAGCAGGCGCACCGGGCAGGCGACAGGGACTTGGCCAAAAGCAGCACGGCCGGTACACAGGAGGGGCACGGGGCTGCGGAGAACCGCAAGCCCGCCGCGCTTTCTGAAGTGAGCACAGGCGAAGAGAGCAGCTCGGATTCGGACCAGGATTCGGCATCCTTGCCTGGTGTGGGTCAGAACATGTCCGTCTCTATCCAGACCAGCCAGGACTGGAAACCCACCCGCAGCCTGATCGAACATGTCTTTGTCACCGATGTCACCGCTAACCTGATCACAGTGACGGTCAAGGAGTCTCCCACCAGCGTCGGGTTTTTCAACCTGCGGCAATACTGA